The bacterium genome has a segment encoding these proteins:
- a CDS encoding glycosyltransferase family 9 protein encodes EPIIANRVMLRLDLLVERGVLDGAVIIGNDDPMPEVYMPDWCVDLRKKLELPEIARLCAGAAIFVGKDSGIPHLAAASGCQNMIVWGYRERNWIVKAPPERFTALFSVESKPEMIAAEINKRLNA; translated from the coding sequence GAGCCGATCATTGCCAACCGGGTGATGCTTCGGCTTGATCTGCTGGTTGAGCGTGGGGTTCTTGATGGTGCAGTGATCATCGGCAATGACGACCCCATGCCAGAGGTTTACATGCCGGACTGGTGTGTTGATTTGCGCAAAAAGCTCGAGCTGCCCGAGATCGCCCGGCTATGTGCAGGAGCAGCGATCTTTGTCGGGAAAGACTCCGGGATCCCTCATCTGGCCGCTGCATCCGGATGCCAAAACATGATCGTCTGGGGATATCGGGAACGCAACTGGATTGTAAAAGCTCCTCCGGAAAGGTTCACTGCATTGTTCAGTGTCGAGAGCAAACCGGAAATGATCGCTGCTGAAATCAACAAGCGCCTGAATGCTTAG